The Pochonia chlamydosporia 170 chromosome Unknown PCv3seq00008, whole genome shotgun sequence sequence TTGGGTCAAGAGCGATTCTAAGGCTATATTTTTCAtgatcaacaacatgacggaGATAACGCAGCAGAAACTAAAACAATCCGGCTGGGATGTAGACATCGCAACATCCGAAACCACTTGGAATCTGTTGAAGTCCTCTGTTACAAAGATTACGGATGAATCCCTTGCTGATCTCTTAATGAAATTCCCACACTATAAGCGCAGGGATTTCACGACGTTCAACGCATATATTGCAAAAACACTGTGGGCTTGGGATACGATTGTCAAAGCTGGGGGCTTAGACGATAAGTTCTTAGTCATGACCTTGATGAATGGTATCAAAGACACCTATCCGGAATGGTATACCAACTGGAAGCACGATTGTGACAGAGGCAAGTTTCCAACCAAGCA is a genomic window containing:
- a CDS encoding Integrase, catalytic core (similar to Metarhizium robertsii ARSEF 23 XP_007819440.1); amino-acid sequence: MSSNTNYEISMPTTDKLRGMANWPEWSTKVQLALVSMGLWGHVKGEVIRPADDAADWVKSDSKAIFFMINNMTEITQQKLKQSGWDVDIATSETTWNLLKSSVTKITDESLADLLMKFPHYKRRDFTTFNAYIAKTLWAWDTIVKAGGLDDKFLVMTLMNGIKDTYPEWYTNWKHDCDRGKFPTKQDFLQFLSAKADDEEAAGGPKGRTSVTSMLTWLTQMIKA